The nucleotide sequence tgggctggtgcggcggctgggtTGCCCGAGGCGGCGCTATTGAAAGacccccggccaggcggagtcctatccggttacggcccaaggtcggttcagactcttttttttaaataatttttgcgcagaaaaacaaacgaaagaaatactaaacagactccaaaaatcccgaaataaattttccccaacttctaaaatcaagccggataagatgaacatttatttggggcctaaatgcaattctgaaaaacacacatttttcctaaattcaaataaaatagcaataaaatccaaaataaaatcttatttgatttttttaaatcctcaatatttctatattttgggaaagtcattttattccatctctcatatttttgtaattgaaataattgaagataaaataaacaacatcaaatgatcctatttcaaaaatttgagaaaactcaaatatgaaatttatgaaatccccaactctctccatggttccttgagttgcatagaatttctaggatcaaacccaaaatgcaataaaatatgatatgcaattgatgatctatgtataacattccaaattgaaaatttgggatgatacaaacctacccccttaagatgaatctcgccctcgagatttaggttggctagaaaataggtgagggtggtccttcagcagatcttcctctcactcccaggtggcttcatctttggtgtggtggctccactgaactttgcaaaacttgataaccttgctgcaggtgACTCGGCTAGCAttttcaagaatcttgactggtttctcctcataggtcaaatcattgtcgaactgaatcgcctctagcggaactgtatctctcagcggtatatcagccatctctgcgtggcacttcttcaactaagaAACATGGAACACGCCGTGAACTGATGACAAtgcttcgggtaattccaacttgtaggcaacttctcccatacgctccaaaactttgtatggtcccagaAAACGTGGCGCTAATTTACCCTTAACACCAAAAcacttaatccctcgaagtggagatactcgaaaaTAAActatgtctccgacttcgtaaactgtctccttgcgttttgaatctgcatagctcttttgcctggactgggctactttcaGTCTaccacgaatcaacttcaccttccgttcagactccttaatcaaaatcggtccaaacaactagcggtctccaacttcatcccatgacaacggggtcctgcacctccttctgtatagggcttcgaaaggggccatcttcaaactggattgataactgttgttgtaagaaaactctgcatatggcaaattgtcgtcccaacttgatccataatctagggcacaagctcttagcatatcttccagaatctgattaactctatccgtctgtccatctgtctgcagatgaaaagctgtgctgaactctaatctggtacccaaagtttcgtgcaactgattccagaactttgaggtaaactgggttcctctatctgatacaatgctcctcggaactccatgcagacatactatcctggtcatatatatcttggccaacttagcactggtgtaagtggtcttcactgggatgaaatgtgctaccttcgtcaaacgatcgactataacccaaatcgagtcatagcctgaacgagtcctgggcaatcccgtaatgaaatccatgcctagcttatcccacttccattcgggtatcggcaattgttgcaacaatcctactggcttctgatgctctgcctttactctctgacatacatcacaaactactacatattctgcaatatccttcttcattcgggtccaccagaaagaatccttcaaatccaaatacatcttggtatttcctgggtgaatcgaatatggtgaatcatgagcctcctgtagaatcaacttcctaatctctgggtcattaggcacataaacacgatcttcaaaccatagggtatcgtgctcatcttcacaaaatcccttagctttgcctttgctcatcctctcctttataTCAGCTatttccttgtcagtcttctgagcttctctcaTCTTATCCATCAGggtcgactgaatctccaatgctgctacatagcctatcggaactatctctaaacatagctcacgaaggtcctcggctagctccttcggtaactctccggtcatgagtgtgttgacatgactcttacggctcaacgcgtcagctactacgttagcctttcccggGTGATagtgcaatctcatgtcataatccttgatgagctccaaccatctcctccgcctgagatttaactccttctgcgtgaaaatgtacttcaagctcttgtgatcagtgtacacttcacaatgatttccgatgagaaaatgtctccacgtcttcaatgcatgcactacggctgctaactccaaatcatgtgtggcataattcaactcatgaggtttcaactgtcgtgaagcatacgaaacaactctcccctcctgcataagtactgctccatgtcctcgatgtgaagcatcgcaatacacttcgtAATCCTTattctgatctggcagaatcaacactggtgaggtaaccaaatgttccttcaactcttggaaactggcctcacattcctcagtccaatcgaacttggtatccttcttcagcaattccgtcataggctttgcaatcttcgaaaaattcttaataaatcttcgataatatcctgcgagtccaagaaaactttggATCTTTCCAACcattgttggtgcttcccagtttgtcacggtgacaactttggtggggtctactgctataccttctccagatataacatgtccgaggaatccaacttcctttaaccaaaactcacatttgctgaacttggcatataactggtgttctctgagcttctcgagtaccaaacgcaaattcTCCTTATGCTCTTcgtcgttcttcgagtagaccaaaatatcatcaatgaacaccacgacgaacttatccaaaaactccataaacaccttgttcatcatgttcatgaaataggcaggtgcgttagtcagaccaaatgacataacggtgtactcatacagcccatacctggtggtaaaagccgtcttaggtatatcctgctctcgaatcttcaactgatggtatcctgatcgcaaatcgatcttggaaaataccttagctccttgcaatcggttaaacagatcgttgatcatcggcagtgggtacttgttcttgattgttactgcatttAATCCttgataatcgacaaccatccttaatgatccgtccttcttctccactagaagtactggtgatccccaaggcgaagaacttgggcgaacatatcctttatccagtaactccttaatcttcttTTTAATCTCTTCCAGATCCTTTGCGGGCATTTtgtacggtctcttcgatattggccctgtacctggcaaaagctcaatcaaaaactcaatgtctctatccggtggcatgcctggcaactcctctggaaacacgtcaggaaaatccttcaccactggtacttcctcctgcacatctcATGTTAacgaatttacttgtgtcctcctcggctcatgccgggatacatacttgatccttcttccttctggcgttgtaagcaaaattgtcctactggcgcattcaatgttccctccatacttcgataaccaatccatgcctaatatcacatctaatccttgcgattccaatactattatgTCCGACGGAAACAAGTAGCtcccaatccttaatggtaactgatcacaccataggctagccatatactctgctccaggcaaggttactaacatgggtgacctaagagcttgggttggcagtttgtacttatccacaaatccccttgatatatatgaatgcgatgcaACAGTATCAAAaggaacgagtgcagtaaatgacttaatcataaacttacctattactgcatctggctgagcttcaacctcctccacgttaacgtggttcacctttcccctcttgaaagggttcggcttcttccccgagcttccattgccatttccgttctggccttcgggacattcattggtgtaatgtccggtcttctgacacttaaagcaagtgacttggctcaaatctttcttggctggggttgatgggttggtacggttctggccgttgcttcctccattcccattaccattcttggtaccattgtgattgtgcgaactacctcctccatgggcaTGCTGAAATTGTCCCCCCGACTTCGGGATAAAATGTGACTTCTAATGAGCTCCAGAattgtgcttcccttgtccatacttcctcttgcggttctcaatctgctgctgcttcccttcaatcataggagcacgatctaccaactcctggtagttgttgaaacttgctaccatcaacaacatgctcagctcatcattcagtccttccagaaacttctcctgcttagctacatctgtagcaacgtcatctggggcataacacactaacttactaaagtcatccacatactggccaacagtacgtcctccctggcgtaagttgcaaaactcacgcttcttcatggccattgttcctgctgaaacatgggcagtacggaaagcctgctggaatagatcccatgtgacagtgtctactggataGGTGACTTTGAAAACATATGGGGGTGGAAAGTGACCTCTTTGCCATCTTTTGCCCGACCAGTCGCGTAATTCTGTTGTGGTGCAtccatgaagtcatcatcatcatcttgatggTCGCCACGAGTCATTGTGCTGTGATAAGAACCAAACACACGTTAGGGTGAAATGAAAACACAACCAACGGATGCGGAAAGAAATGCATAAAGTAACTTCACTCGATATCTTCGatgaacaaaaaaaatgaaaactcaaATGGTTGGCCTTAGGTTTATGCATTTTGAAGAGGGCGGTAATTGCCATGTGATGAACATGCACAAAAAGGCAGAAAAATAATCAAAATGGAAAAGCAATTGCAGAAACATGGAAACTGGACGTGTGTGTGCTTCTGAAGGAAGCAGTTGCCATCTAGCAGAATCTTATTGCCATATTGGCTCATTTCAAATGTGGCAATTGAGGCATATCATAGGaacacccaccccctcccccctaggACTCTCCAACATGAAATGTGGCAATAAACACATTGGCTTCATAAAAAATGTGCAGAACATAAGACACTTTAAAAATGTTCAAGTTTCCATGTTAAACACAGGGCACTCCAAAAAAGGGCGCACAACTTAAACTGCACAACATGTAATAAGGCAACTCACATCCCTGGCATCACAtaaaaaatgagttgccatgtatTCACAAGCAGCAAATGTACTAGGTTCAAAGTTGCCGTGTCAAAACAAAAGGCACTTGGAAAAAAAGGCAGACAACTTCCACTAGACAACATGTAATGTGGCAACTCACACCCTGGCCTCACATAAAAATGAGTTGCTATGTAATGTAGTCAAAAAAAATTCCAGGTATCACAAACCAGCATGGCAAACGCAAACTAAGTCTGTTGTACAGTGAATGTGCCATTGTCCTGGATATGGCATGGCAAAAGACATAGTGTGTTCagaaaattagttgccacatggaaagcatGTTAGTGGCAAAACTGACAAGATTGATCAGGAAATTAGTCGCCATCAGTGATGATAGTGGCAAGGCAATAGGCATAGTGTGTTCACAAATTTAGTTGGCACATGTAAAGCATATTCGTGGCAACTGACAAACTTGATGAGGAAATTAGTCGCCATCAGTGATGACAGTGGCATGGCAACAACATAGTGTGTTTACAAAAATAGTTGCCACATGAAAAGCATATTCGTGGCAACTGACACGGTTGATTAGGAAATTAGTTGCCATCAGTGATGACAGTGGCATGGCAACAGCATAGTGTGTTCACAAAAATAGTTGCCACATTAAAAGCATATTCGTAGCAACTGACATGGTTGATCAGGAAATCAGTTGCCATCAGTGATTTGAAAATGCCATGGCTGCCATTATCCTACACTTTGAACTGCaactacctagatctagggttcattaGCAACTATCATACCTTGAAATTTTACAAACAAAAATACTGCCTACACTGATGGCCATAGCATTTCGACGCAAATCATAACTAACATCTGGAAAAATCGCCCACTCAATCGCAAGGCAAACAATGGATTTGGCTGCGGACGGGGACGTGGACGGATTTGGCCCACACCGGCATGACTGTCGCCGCGGCAGCGACGAAACTGCGCAATGCCGCCCTAGATGGCAAGCACGCGACTCCACCGCCGACGGGGAAGCTGGAGCATCGCGAATCGGTCGGAATCTCGAGGAAACTCAAGCGGAAATTGAGCATAACGGGAGGGGGCACAAAATCGCAGGCAGGAAATGTGAGCACGGGAGGGAGCTTTACCTTCAAACTGCGGCTCTCCGGCGACGGCGCTCCAGTCCGGTGAGCCCCACCAACGGTCGCGAATGCGGTCGACTCTTCCGTCACCATCGTCTCCTTCTCCTCTCGGTTTCTCCTCGCAATCGAATGCAACAGGTGTGAAAGTGGTAGGTTGGGGAGTAATGAATGGGGAGGGGACTAAACTGAACCACGAGGGGAGAGGGAAGTGGCAAGACGTGGGAGATGATAACCGAAGACGGGCATGGCGTGCGGGCGCTACGGCAGTTCCACCGCACGTCCCGACTCGCAACCGCTGACCTCGAAGGAAAAATGGCGTGCGGGCGAATCTCTTACATGCCACACATGcgacttgtcctacgtggcacacaaaatcaacagcttcgtgccaagattcgtgcaaaagggAATCGACGACGATCGACGCGTGAGGGcgagttggctaacgcccacacgtgtgggcgttagtgttttcgataggacgccgataacgcccacacatgtgggcgttaaggGATTTGGCCCCACATTTTGTCTGGTGTCTAAGAGGACCAGCCACATGCCTACGTGTGGCCAAACAACTAGTGCGCACAGGCATCTTTTTTTCTCGCcaataacgcccacacgtgtgggcgttaaggggtCTACCCACACATTTTATGTGGTATTTAAGAGGATTATCCCATatgcctacgtgtgggcaaaacaagtggTGCCCACACGCCTTTTTTCCTCGCGGCCCCTCTCACATGCCTACATGTGggcaaaatagataacgcccacacgcccgtacgTCAGGCCTCCTATCTCATGGTGCCGCACGCCCCGCGTGAGAGTCACCATGCACCCGCAGTTGCCATGATCCGGACCCTCTTCCATGTTCGtctaactgtagttgccatgtcactgaactacagttgccatgtcggacaacaacaattgccatggttgctcaactacagttgccatctcaggtcaagttccagatgccatttttggacaactgcagttgttgccatgtatggtctgatttagttgccatgatttcaaaactttaggggttgccacctactaacactaggcagttgccatgtatggtctatttactacagttgccatgatttgaaaactttaggagttgccacctactaacactaggcagttgccgtgtagcgctacaagtcaaaataacatgttcgggtaaaagagagagttgccatctgcttacaagcacactagggcagttgtcgTGTGCCgtacaaaacacatggcaactgacatgtttggGTAAAAAACAAggagagagttgtcatctgcttacaagcacactagggcagttgtcaTGTACACTGTAAAACACATGacaactggcagcttgggtgtgggagaggagacgggcgtgttgACGAGATGGCAAATGCTCACACATcagcccttgtgcgtgagtgaAATCTGGCGTGTGGGTGAACTGATAAATGTGCCGGCCCCTCCATGTGGTGAAATGCATGTGTGGGTGACCGGATAAATGTCCACACATCAGCCCGGTCCTAAGTGGCAccacaaacatgccaagattcgtgcacccGCAAACGGatgcggatccacgcgtgtgggcgacaCATGCGGGCGTTAGTGTttctgttattatatattattaatAAAAAATCGGCAAGATACCTACAGGACGTAGAAATTGCTGCTGTCCGCTCTGTTCGAACAGAAGGGCCACCAGTCCCGCGGCAACGGGATTACAGATGGATTGCTCCAGAGGGTAATGGCATGAAGATCAATGTAGATGGAGGACTCTCACGCAGAGATAATGTGAGGCGTTTTCTTGGAGCTTCAGCCGTCATCTTCGACGGGCTGACGGACCCTGCTAGCCTTGAGGCTCAAGCTTGCAATGAAGCATTGGTTCTAGCCCAAGACCTTAATCTGAGAGATGTTGTGGTCGGCTCGGACTGTTTGGAAGTCGTCACAAGCATTAACAAGGGTGCAGCTTCAGTCTTTGCTCCGGTCCTCAACGAGATCAATCACCGAAGGCAAGAGTTCAACCAAGTGCAGTTTACTTTTGAGCCGCGTGAGGCAAATTTCGAAGCTCATATGCTAGCTAAGGCTGCATCTTCTCTTGCAGTCGGTAGACACCTGTGGCTAGCTAGGGATAGTTCCAAACATTATTTGTATTCCAGACGTCTTGCATGTTGAATAAATTCCCTAGTTCacctcaaaaaaaagaaaaaatgaaagcaTACATTCCGAGAATCCCGATGGACCGACATGGACGATCCAATATGCCTTGAACGCTACGTATAATGCTGCAAGGTTTCTGGTGCACGTATATGTACACCAGATATATATAGAATACGCCTTCTCTCATCCATCCAACGCGCCCGCCGGCCCTCGTTTTACTGATACTCAGATGGGTTACGTGCTAGGGTGTGCGGAACTCCACCACTGCAAACTGCCGGCCGTCTCTTCGAAATATACGCGATACGTGTATGTGAATTAAGATGATCACTTATTACTCCAGACGCTTGCTTAAGTTACCTGAAAGCAAGTGACAGCGCTTTGAAAGTAGCACGCTTTCGATGCACTCCAGCAAGGCTCCAAGCCACATGCGACTGCAGCATGCATGCATGTTTCCGCGACGAACCTCGTAGTATATCCGGCACAACTTGGCCCACAAAATAAACAACTTGGTCAAACGACGATGTCCGATAATTAATCCATTGCGTAAACAGCAAGCACGCGAACCATTTTAATCAAGTACTAatattaccccgcaaaaaaaaaaaagcacTAGTATCATGATGTGTCAAACTAGCTAGAAGTAGGTGAGTGCGGGGTGGATAGAAGATCGACTTGTAGGGATTGTTGATACTTTTGTAAAAGATAATACGGTGATTAGCTTGCAAATAGAGTACTTTGATGTACAGTACTGGTATCATGCAATTGCTCAGCTAGTACTACCTCACACTGTCACACAAGTATGTACTATAAATTTGCAACCACTACTAGCTTCTTGTCTTGGCAACGTATCATTCCTAGCTAGTCGATCTTGTCCTAGCAATAGCTGCTTCTGTTCTGTCTGCCTAGTAGCCTTGTACCATGGCTGTGCTAGCCAAGTGCATTATTGTGTTCTCCCTCTCCGCCGTCCTCCTCTCTCTGCTTGCCACCGGCGCTTCCGCCGTGGGCCAGCCCCCGCCTCAGTCGCTGCTGAACTTCAGCATCGGCGTGCAGGGCATGGTCTGGTGTAGGACCTGCAGGTACAGTGGCTACAACGCCGACATGGACGCCTCCCCGCTCCAAGGTTAACTCTGATCCCAACCTTTGCGTTCTTCAACCACGTACGTACGCATCGCATattcgcatgcatgcatgtgctccTTCGTCCTTACATCAATCGATACATTGCGCCGTGTGTGTTTGTGCTTGTGCAGGCGCGGTGGTGTACCTGCAGTGCCGGCACGGCCCGCGGCGGCTGAAGAGGGTGGCAGGGGTGACGGGCCAGGGCGGCTACTTCATCATCCAGTCGTCGCAGATGGCGTCCTTCACCAGCAAAGAGTGCAAGGTGTACGTGGAGAGCTCGTCGTCGTCGGTGTGCAGCCTCGCCGACCAACCGGCCGCCGGCAAGGGGCTGCCGCTCAAGTTCGAGTCCTTCGTCAAGCAGGGCGACGGCCTGCAGGCGCTCTACTCCGTCGGCAACTTCATGTTCCGCCCCAGCGACCCCAACAAGTGCTACTGATCCATCCAGCCATCGGGAACAATGGATGTACTTGTAGGAGTTGAATAAATGTATTAGGATTAATTAACTGTTGGAGACGCGTCGATTGATTAGCTGGGATATGCAAGCACGGTGCTGTAAGGTTGATCGTTTAAGTTTCTTCGGTTGTTGCAGTGTTTTTTTAAGGGAAGTTGCTGCAGTGGTTTTGTAAGCTTCTTTAGTTAGCAACAACATACATGGTTGGAATAACTCGAATATGAATTGAGGAATGCAAGTCCTGAAGC is from Triticum aestivum cultivar Chinese Spring chromosome 1B, IWGSC CS RefSeq v2.1, whole genome shotgun sequence and encodes:
- the LOC123096812 gene encoding non-classical arabinogalactan protein 31-like, whose protein sequence is MAVLAKCIIVFSLSAVLLSLLATGASAVGQPPPQSLLNFSIGVQGMVWCRTCRYSGYNADMDASPLQGAVVYLQCRHGPRRLKRVAGVTGQGGYFIIQSSQMASFTSKECKVYVESSSSSVCSLADQPAAGKGLPLKFESFVKQGDGLQALYSVGNFMFRPSDPNKCY